The following coding sequences are from one Lolium rigidum isolate FL_2022 chromosome 6, APGP_CSIRO_Lrig_0.1, whole genome shotgun sequence window:
- the LOC124659895 gene encoding exportin-2-like yields MEVPPEMLDALAGWFAQTLSPDAAARRAAEQSLSSAASSPGFALALLALASSPRHDFQARLAASVYFKNELRRRWPKPSPDSSDDAADTLPATDCAIIKTHILNLLLTAPPLIQSQLSEALAAAAAADFPAKWDSLLPSIVASLGTALSTGDIPAANSLLAAAASLFARFRNAFDTNTLRIDLKYCLEGFAAPLLEVFLSTSRRLHSSPASANPLDLRPVFDCLRLCSEIFHSLNSVDLPEFFEDHMREWMTEFRAFLTTSYPPPVEADGAPDALRAAVCDNLQLYMEKYEEEFRGYLKEFVEAVWGLLMAPTVSPSRGQLAVTAIRFLTTVAESVHHALFGTPDAMKQICDSVVVPNLRLRDEDEESFEVNWVEYVRRDAEGSDTDTLRRAACRLLRGLAANYREQVAALVSAQVQQMLAAYAADRASNWKEKDAAIYLVIALMQKPGATGGGTPVVDMESFFTSVIVPELQAADWQSEPMLKATVLRFLKEFKDQIPKATALALLPSVTRFLTHESNVVHSYAAIFIENLLITKDVVQVPGASVVTRTSRYVAADISSFAQQIIQSLSTALNYPDSYENPYLMKCLMRVLGIATIAGQIVHEITARLVGILMEVCNNPKNPDFNHYLFESLAAVIGKAGEQDPALVPLFEASLFPVLQRILVEDISEFWPYAFQIFAQLVNLSQPPLSQNYMQLFGVLLSNATWDRPPCVPALVRLLRAFLRKIPNELNQEGRLPNILVIFRSLVSRASTEDSAFYMLNTLVQNVGFDTMSPHIGEIWSTLFTRLQTRQAVKFVNSLVVLMSLVSVKYGPGVLVSSVDTVQPSLFTTILQRFWIPNLKLIKGSLEIKLTTVASTKLLCESAVLLDAAAAQTWGKLLDSIVALFSRTDQDGAQEQNDGADAADSQRTSGYSVSFVRLQYAGKSEDDLLKEVNDPKQFLVTSLASLSAQSPGRFGPVIEQHVDPANKGALLQLCAAYNANIV; encoded by the coding sequence ATGGAGGTTCCCCCGGAGATGCTCGACGCCCTGGCCGGCTGGTTCGCGCAGACGCTCTCCCCggacgccgccgcccgccgcgccgccgagcagagcctctcctccgccgcctcctccccgggCTTCGCGCTCGCGCtcctcgccctcgcctcctccccGCGCCACGACTTCCAGGCGCGCCTCGCCGCCTCCGTCTACTTCAAGAAcgagctccgccgccgctggCCCAAGCCCTCCCCCGACTCCTCCGACGACGCCGCCGACACCCTCCCCGCCACCGACTGCGCCATCATCAAAACCCACATCCTCAACCTCCTCCTCACGGCCCCGCCCCTCATCCAGTCGCAGCTCTCCgaggccctcgccgccgccgcggccgccgactTCCCGGCCAAGTGGGACTCCCTCCTCCCCTCCATCGTCGCCTCCCTCGGCACCGCCCTCTCCACAGGCGACATCCCCGCGGCCAACtcgctcctcgccgccgcggcctccctcTTCGCCCGCTTCCGCAACGCCTTCGACACCAACACCCTCCGGATCGACCTCAAGTACTGCCTCGAGGGCTTCGCGGCCCCCCTCCTCGAGGTCTTCCTCTCCACCTCCCGCCGCCTCCACTCCTCCCCAGCCTCCGCGAACCCGCTCGACCTCCGCCCCGTCTTCGACTGCCTCCGCCTCTGCTCCGAGATCTTCCACTCGCTCAACTCCGTCGACCTGCCCGAGTTCTTCGAGGACCACATGCGCGAGTGGATGACGGAGTTCCGCGCCTTCCTCACCACCTCCTACCCGCCGCCCGTCGAGGCCGACGGCGCCCCCGACGCGCTCCGCGCCGCCGTCTGCGACAACCTCCAGCTCTACATGGAGAAGTACGAGGAGGAGTTCAGGGGGTACCTGAAGGAGTTCGTGGAGGCCGTGTGGGGGCTCCTCATGGCGCCGACGGTATCCCCGTCGCGCGGGCAGCTCGCCGTGACCGCGATAAGGTTCCTGACGACCGTCGCCGAGAGTGTCCACCACGCGCTGTTCGGGACGCCTGATGCGATGAAGCAGATCTGTGACAGCGTTGTCGTGCCGAACCTGCGGCTgcgggacgaggacgaggagtcgTTTGAGGTGAATTGGGTGGAGTATGTCAGGCGTGACGCGGAGGGGAGTGACACGGATACGCTGAGGCGCGCTGCGTGCCGGTTGCTGAGGGGGCTTGCGGCCAACTACCGGGAACAGGTGGCGGCGCTTGTGTCGGCGCAGGTCCAGCAGATGCTGGCTGCGTATGCGGCTGACCGGGCCAGCAACTGGAAGGAGAAGGATGCTGCAATATATCTTGTTATCGCTCTTATGCAGAAGCCTGGTGCCACTGGTGGTGGGACTCCTGTGGTTGACATGGAGAGCTTCTTTACGTCTGTCATTGTGCCCGAGCTGCAGGCCGCTGATTGGCAGTCTGAGCCGATGCTCAAGGCAACTGTCCTCAGGTTCTTGAAGGAGTTCAAGGATCAGATACCCAAGGCTACTGCACTAGCACTGCTTCCAAGTGTGACAAGGTTCCTGACGCATGAGTCCAATGTTGTCCATTCCTATGCCGCCATCTTTATTGAGAACCTGCTCATCACCAAGGACGTGGTCCAGGTACCAGGGGCTAGTGTGGTGACAAGGACTTCACGGTATGTTGCTGCTGATATCAGTTCATTTGCCCAGCAGATTATTCAGAGCCTGTCCACGGCGCTAAATTATCCCGATTCTTATGAGAACCCCTATCTGATGAAGTGCCTGATGAGAGTGCTTGGGATTGCTACTATCGCTGGCCAAATTGTTCATGAGATAACTGCTCGTCTTGTGGGGATTCTCATGGAAGTTTGCAATAACCCCAAGAACCCTGACTTCAATCATTACCTGTTTGAGTCTCTGGCAGCAGTGATTGGCAAGGCTGGTGAGCAGGACCCAGCATTGGTCCCTTTGTTTGAGGCAAGCCTCTTCCCAGTACTCCAGAGGATATTGGTTGAGGACATCTCGGAGTTCTGGCCATATGCTTTTCAGATATTTGCACAGCTTGTCAACTTGAGCCAACCACCTCTCTCGCAGAATTACATGCAGCTGTTCGGTGTCCTGCTCAGCAATGCTACCTGGGACCGACCACCGTGTGTTCCTGCCTTGGTTCGCTTGCTGCGGGCGTTCCTTCGCAAGATTCCAAATGAACTTAACCAAGAAGGTAGGCTGCCGAATATCTTGGTGATATTCCGTAGTCTTGTTTCGCGTGCCAGCACTGAAGATTCTGCATTCTACATGCTTAACACGCTAGTGCAAAACGTTGGTTTTGACACTATGAGTCCACACATTGGTGAGATATGGAGTACTCTCTTTACTCGGCTACAGACTCGGCAAGCAGTGAAGTTTGTGAACTCTCTTGTGGTGCTCATGTCCTTAGTGTCCGTCAAGTATGGGCCAGGTGTTCTTGTCAGTTCTGTGGACACAGTTCAGCCGAGTCTTTTCACCACAATTCTTCAGCGGTTCTGGATTCCCAATCTCAAGTTGATCAAAGGTTCTCTTGAAATCAAGCTTACAACGGTTGCCTCAACAAAGTTGCTTTGTGAGTCCGCGGTGTTGTTGGATGCTGCTGCAGCCCAGACGTGGGGCAAATTGCTCGATAGCATAGTCGCACTGTTTTCCAGAACGGACCAAGATGGAGCACAAGAGCAAAATGATGGAGCTGATGCAGCGGATAGTCAGAGAACATCAGGTTACTCTGTCTCATTTGTGCGCCTTCAGTATGCTGGGAAGAGTGAAGATGATCTGTTGAAAGAAGTAAATGATCCAAAACAGTTTCTGGTCACATCCTTGGCCTCACTTTCTGCTCAGTCTCCTGGAAGATTTGGTCCTGTCATCGAGCAGCATGTGGATCCAGCAAACAAAGGTGCTCTTCTTCAGCTTTGCGCTGCCTACAATGCCAACATTGTCTAG